One Globicephala melas chromosome 18, mGloMel1.2, whole genome shotgun sequence DNA segment encodes these proteins:
- the ABHD13 gene encoding protein ABHD13 — protein sequence MEKSWMLWNFVERWLIALASWSWALCRISLLPLIVTFHLYGGIILLLLIFISIAGILYKFQDVLLYFPEQPSSSRLYVPMPTGIPHENIFIRTKDGVRLNLILIRYTGDNSPYSPTIIYFHGNAGNIGHRLPNALLMLVNLKVNLLLVDYRGYGKSEGEASEEGLYLDSEAVLDYVMTRPDLDKTKIFLFGRSLGGAVAIHLASENSHRISAIMVENTFLSIPHMASTLFSFFPMRYLPLWCYKNKFLSYRKISQCRMPSLFISGLSDQLIPPVMMKQLYELSPSRTKRLAIFPDGTHNDTWQCQGYFTALEQFIKEVIKSHSPEEMAKTSSNVTII from the coding sequence ATGGAAAAGTCCTGGATGCTGTGGAACTTTGTTGAAAGATGGCTAATAGCTTTGGCTTCATGGTCTTGGGCTCTCTGCCGTATTTCTCTTTTACCTTTAATAGTGACTTTCCATCTGTATGGAGGCATTATCTTACTTTTGTTAATATTCATATCAATAGCAGGTATTCTCTATAAATTCCAGGATGTATTGCTTTATTTCCCAGAACAGCCATCTTCTTCACGCCTTTATGTTCCCATGCCGACTGGTATTCcacatgaaaacattttcatcagaACCAAAGATGGAGTGCGTCTAAATCTTATTTTGATAAGATACACTGGAGACAATTCGCCCTATTCCCcaactataatttattttcatggGAATGCAGGCAACATAGGTCACAGGTTACCGAATGCATTGCTTATGTTGGTTAACCTCAAAGTTAATCTTTTGCTTGTTGATTATCGAGGATATGGAAAAAGTGAAGGAGAAGCAAGTGAAGAAGGACTCTACCTAGACTCTGAGGCTGTGCTAGACTACGTGATGACCAGACCTGACcttgacaaaacaaaaatttttcttttcggCCGTTCCTTGGGAGGGGCAGTAGCTATTCATTTGGCCTCTGAAAATTCACATAGGATTTCAGCCATTATGGTGGAGAACACATTTTTAAGCATACCGCATATGGCCAGCACTTTATTTTCGTTCTTTCCAATGCGTTACCTTCCTTTATGGtgctacaaaaataaatttttgtcctACAGAAAAATCTCTCAGTGCAGAATGCCTTCTCTTTTCATCTCTGGACTCTCTGACCAATTAATCCCACCAGTAATGATGAAGCAACTTTATGAACTTTCCCCATCTCGGACTAAGAGATTAGCCATTTTTCCTGATGGAACTCATAATGATACATGGCAATGCCAGGGTTACTTCACTGCCCTTGAACAGTTCATCAAAGAAGTAATAAAGAGTCATTCTCCTGAAGAAATGGCAAAAACTTCATCTAATGTaacaattatataa